TCCaacctctctcactgcccccaaGCTGACTCAGGTGGTGAGGGCCCCTATGCGATTCTCCTCTGTTCTCACCCCGGCCCCACAACAGCTCCTCTGCAGCACTGTGGTTGACTTGGTACCAGCCTGAATCTTTGAAGGCAGCAAGAGTGACGGGATCAAGTCGAGTGCGCCGGGCACCATCGAAGGTAGCGGTCATTACAGAACCCTGCAGCAGTCGGGCCTCCCAGTGTGAAGACAAAGTGCCCTAGGGAGGAGGTAGCCCGTTGCCACCTGATGACCCCCTCTTCCTTCCAGCACCCCGAGGTGTTCTCAGTCTCACCTCTTCTTCCAAGGGAACACCCAGTGAAGCCCCTAGCACTCCCAAGTGTTTGGCCAGGCTGTGGCTAACAGCTGGGGTAGTGAGAAGCAGCTGTCCCCACTCATCACGCCTTGTGACTTGCGGCCTTGTAGAACAGTTCTCTGGAACTGAGCACAGAAAGTGAAGGAGGCAATATGAGAGGAAAACTCAGAAAGGGTAGAGCAGAAATGGAGGGAAGGAGTTGGTGGGATGGTAGTGATCCCCTCTCTTTGACATTGTGGGAAGGCTGACTCTCATTCCTCTCATTTACCACCGGGTCCTGAGGGGCAATCCCGCCACTTCTTGAAGAGCTGTCCAGAGAAACCCAGAGCATGGAGCAATTCATGTAGTGTGGCCTAAGGACAAATGACCGCACGGTGAGGGGGACTGGGTGTGGAGCAGATTGACCGGCCATTCCATAGCCCCTCTGCCCAATCAGCTCTTCTTAGAGTCTGAGGCACCTTCTCCTCCAACCTTAATAGATTCTTCCACTTCATGGGAAGCTGAGTGACCTGTCCCCTATCCCCAACCTGTTTGCATCTTCCTATTCATCATGCAGCAATCACCGTGATGATGTCACTatggctgaggctggggctggcAAGATGTTGGGCACAGTAGACAATGGTACCAGCAAGGGGCCTGTCTTCTGAGTCCAGCTGGCAGCAGGCAGCATAGGCTATGATAGAAGGCTGTGGATGGGCCAGGACAAGGTAGCGGTGGAAAGCAGGGATGTGGGAGAACACAGAAGAAATCTTTCTGAAAATAGACACCCACGGAACTCAGCAGGGATGGTCCCAAGGGATTACCTGAAGGGGTTTAGCTCCCACCCAAACTTCATCAACATGACCCAAGTTACCTCAAATGAGcacaacttttaataaaaattgcttttatgctccctccccctccccaggataTTTAAGActaggagagacagaacatggaaAAGGACTTGATTTGGGCCTCACCTCTCCATGGCACTTGGAAGTGTGGGCAATCCGTACATACAGGAGAAAATCAGTGTTTTGGACCCCAGGCCCATCTGGCTGGACAAGTTGTGGGGGACCCTGCTCTGGCCACAGTGCATAACCACGGAGATGGGTGTCAGGGATCTGGCAGGGAGTAGAATGTAGCATCTAGTTTAGCAGATGAGGACAATAGGAAACTGGGTACTAGGAGTGAGGAGTGTGGACAGTCTCTGTCTTTAGTCTGCCTTAGTGTCATGTAGGCAGCTGGTCAGAATAGGGACTCCTGCCAccttccctccccatctctgATTTTGTAAATTGCCAGGGTGAGAAggggctcaggaatctgcatttattAGGAAGGACATTAAACAATTTTGGTGCTAATAATGGTCTTGGAGAAGTCTAGGCAGGCTAGAGATCTTCAGATCCCCAAATCTCACCTTTACTCCCAGGCAACTCTCTCCTTTGTACCCTGGGTTCAAGAGGCTGCACCTGCCAAGAATGAATACCTGTAGGTGAGCTGGAGACATTTCTGGGTACCGCCGAAGAGGCACCGTGTACATTCTCAATGATATGATCTCACCTGTGGTAGTTTGGGGTGTCTGGGTCTCCCCAGACAGCATGGCAGTACTGTGCAGGGTCTCGACTCAGAAGCAGGGGTCCTTGCACTGGAGGGGcttaaaaagacaagaagtcGATTTCACCTCAACATCTTTAGAGTTCCTTTTCGCTGGTTGTCTTCCTCCATAGCCCTCTGACCCTCAGCCCTCCCTGACAACCTTTGGTTTCCCTACTTACCTGCGAGGACACCCTGGAGTCTCCTAGCGGCCTGTCTGGCAGCCACCAGGGCATGAAGTACTCCTCTCCTTCCGGCTCCCTCAGTATCCCAAGCTCCATCTGATACAGGATCTCTGATATAGCAGGTTCGGATTCTCAGGGGCTGAGGATCACGAGAGCCAGGGTGGGTGAAGGAAGCAGAGCGGAAGTCTGGGGCAAGTTGGGAGAGAGGGGGCCTGAGCAGGCTCACAGACTTCTGTGTCTCATCGTGTAGGCATCTGCTTGCAGCAATCCCcaggaacagcagcagcaacatctCACAAGTGGTCCTCCCTAACGTGCCCTGGGTCCTGTCTTCTGCTCCTCTCTTCCTTGCCTCACTTACTTCTGGCTGCCCTCTCTTTACTGTCTCTCTCCATACCCTCTCCACCactcttgcttatttttttttttaagattggagTCTTGTTGACTAAATCTATAGTTACCCCCAGGAGGTCGGATGTGAAGCACAAGGATCAAAGCTGcgcccccccaccctccatgcCGGAGTGGagagctggggggcggggcagtgTTATTCCTAAAGCCTCAACTGATCTTTCCAAACAGGAGCCTGTGCCATCTGGGAACCCCTCCTAACCCTCTTTCATCTCTCATCCTAATTCCCCTGCCTTTCTGAGTGGACAACCTTGGAACCTTCCTAGAACTAAAAAGTTGGTGTTAAAATaagggtgtatgtgtgtgggggaggggcactctGTGCTT
The sequence above is a segment of the Panthera leo isolate Ple1 chromosome B3, P.leo_Ple1_pat1.1, whole genome shotgun sequence genome. Coding sequences within it:
- the LMLN2 gene encoding LOW QUALITY PROTEIN: leishmanolysin-like peptidase 2 (The sequence of the model RefSeq protein was modified relative to this genomic sequence to represent the inferred CDS: inserted 2 bases in 1 codon), which codes for MLLLLFLGIAASRCLHDETQKSVSLLRPPLSQLAPDFRSASFTHPGSRDPQPLRIRTCYIRDPVSDGAWDTEGAGRRGVLHALVAARQAARRLQGVLAVQGPLLLSRDPAQYCHAVWGDPDTPNYHRCSLLNPGYKGESCLGVKIPDTHLRGYALWPEQGPPQLVQPDGPGVQNTDFLLYVRIAHTSKCHGEVRPKSSPFPCNPLGPSLLSSVGVYFQKDFFCVLPHPCFPPLPCPGPSTXPSIIAYAACCQLDSEDRPLAGTIVYCAQHLASPSLSHSDIITATLHELLHALGFSGQLFKKWRDCPSGPGVPENCSTRPQVTRRDEWGQLLLTTPAVSHSLAKHLGVLGASLGVPLEEEGTLSSHWEARLLQGSVMTATFDGARRTRLDPVTLAAFKDSGWYQVNHSAAEELLWGRGSGLEFGLVTTCGAGSSDFFCTGSGLGCHYLHLDKGSCSSDPTLEGCRMYKPLANGSECWKKENGFPPGADNPHGEIYHSQSRCFLANLTSQLLRGDETRRPSQIPHLKEAELTGRCYLHQCTERGAYNVQVEGSPWASCLPGKAIQIPGYYGLLFCPRGRLCQTNEGTSAVTSPPVSLATQDLLFHLSLQLAGPPGHSVGKEMLEELTEAVLQALVSRGHTGRCYFHSPSTTTGLVFTVYMWKSSGCHGPSVGMLHRALTLSLHKKPLEVYYGGASFTTEHIKSLVTLDQNSSMTHLGLSMGLCLTLLILVGALGTMAYQRRAILQVAPAAPHHSPELQETRGPVEGVREV